In Ovis aries strain OAR_USU_Benz2616 breed Rambouillet chromosome 16, ARS-UI_Ramb_v3.0, whole genome shotgun sequence, one DNA window encodes the following:
- the FST gene encoding follistatin isoform X1: MARPRHQPGGLCLLLLLLCQFMEDRSAQAGNCWLRQAKNGRCQVLYKTELSKEECCSTGRLSTSWTEEDVNDNTLFKWMIFNGGAPNCIPCKETCENVDCGPGKKCRMNKKNKPRCVCAPDCSNITWKGPVCGLDGKTYRNECALLKARCKEQPELQVQYQGKCKKTCRDVFCPGSSTCVVDQTNNAYCVTCNRICPEPTSFEQYLCGNDGVTYPSACHLRKATCLLGRSIGLAYEGKCITKSCEDIQCTGGKKCLWDFKVGRGRCSLCGELCPESKSEEPVCASDNATYASECAMKEAACSSGVLLEVKHSGSCNSISEDTEDEEEDEDQDYSFPISSILEW, encoded by the exons ATGGCCCGTCCTAGGCACCAGCCCGGCGGGCtttgcctcctgctgctgcttctctgccAGTTCATGGAGGACCGCAGCGCCCAGG CTGGAAATTGCTGGCTCCGCCAAGCAAAGAACGGCCGCTGTCAGGTCCTGTacaagacagaactgagcaagGAGGAGTGCTGCAGCACTGGCCGCCTGAGCACCTCGTGGACCGAGGAGGACGTAAATGACAACACGCTCTTCAAGTGGATGATTTTCAATGGGGGCGCCCCCAACTGCATCCCGTGTAAAG AAACGTGTGAGAACGTGGACTGTGGCCCCGGGAAAAAATGCCGAATGAACAAGAAGAACAAACCCCGCTGCGTCTGTGCCCCAGATTGTTCTAACATCACCTGGAAAGGCCCGGTGTGTGGGCTGGACGGAAAAACCTACCGCAACGAATGTGCACTCCTCAAGGCCAGATGTAAAGAGCAGCCAGAGCTGCAAGTCCAGTACCAGGGCAAATGTAAAA AGACCTGTCGGGATGTTTTCTGTCCAGGCAGCTCTACATGCGTGGTGGACCAGACTAATAATGCCTACTGTGTGACTTGTAACAGAATTTGCCCAGAGCCCACCTCCTTTGAACAGTATCTCTGTGGGAATGATGGAGTGACCTACCCCAGTGCCTGTCACCTGAGAAAAGCTACCTGCCTACTGGGCAGATCTATTGGATTGGCCTATGAGGGAAAGTGTATCA CAAAGTCCTGTGAAGATATCCAGTGCACTGGTGGAAAAAAGTGTTTATGGGACTTCAAGGTTGGCAGAGGCCGGTGTTCCCTCTGCGGTGAGCTGTGCCCTGAGAGTAAGTCTGAGGAGCCTGTCTGTGCCAGTGACAATGCCACTTATGCCAGCGAGTGTGCCATGAAGGAAGCGGCCTGCTCCTCAGGCGTGCTGCTGGAAGTGAAGCACTCCGGATCTTGCAACT CCATTTCGGAAGACACCGAGGACGAGGAGGAAGATGAAGACCAGGACTACAGCTTTCCTATATCTTCCATTCTAGAGTGGTAA
- the FST gene encoding follistatin precursor (The RefSeq protein has 3 substitutions compared to this genomic sequence) has translation MARPRHQPGGLCLLLLLLCQFMEDRSAQAGNCWPRQAKNGRCQVLYKTELSKEECCSTGRLSTSWTEEDVNDNTLFKWMIFNGGAPNCIPCKETCENVDCGPGKKCRMNKKNKPRCVCAPDCSNITWKGPVCGLDGKTYRNECALLKARCKEQPELQVQYQGKCKKTCRDVFCPGSSTCVVDQTNNAYCVTCNRICPEPTSSEQYLCGNDGVTYPSACHLRKATCLLGRSIGLAYEGKCIKAKSCEDIQCTGGKKCLWDFKIGRGRCSLCGELCPESKSEEPVCASDNATYASECAMKEAACSSGVLLEVKHSGSCNSISEDTEDEEEDEDQDYSFPISSILEW, from the exons ATGGCCCGTCCTAGGCACCAGCCCGGCGGGCtttgcctcctgctgctgcttctctgccAGTTCATGGAGGACCGCAGCGCCCAGG CTGGAAATTGCTGGCTCCGCCAAGCAAAGAACGGCCGCTGTCAGGTCCTGTacaagacagaactgagcaagGAGGAGTGCTGCAGCACTGGCCGCCTGAGCACCTCGTGGACCGAGGAGGACGTAAATGACAACACGCTCTTCAAGTGGATGATTTTCAATGGGGGCGCCCCCAACTGCATCCCGTGTAAAG AAACGTGTGAGAACGTGGACTGTGGCCCCGGGAAAAAATGCCGAATGAACAAGAAGAACAAACCCCGCTGCGTCTGTGCCCCAGATTGTTCTAACATCACCTGGAAAGGCCCGGTGTGTGGGCTGGACGGAAAAACCTACCGCAACGAATGTGCACTCCTCAAGGCCAGATGTAAAGAGCAGCCAGAGCTGCAAGTCCAGTACCAGGGCAAATGTAAAA AGACCTGTCGGGATGTTTTCTGTCCAGGCAGCTCTACATGCGTGGTGGACCAGACTAATAATGCCTACTGTGTGACTTGTAACAGAATTTGCCCAGAGCCCACCTCCTTTGAACAGTATCTCTGTGGGAATGATGGAGTGACCTACCCCAGTGCCTGTCACCTGAGAAAAGCTACCTGCCTACTGGGCAGATCTATTGGATTGGCCTATGAGGGAAAGTGTATCA AAGCAAAGTCCTGTGAAGATATCCAGTGCACTGGTGGAAAAAAGTGTTTATGGGACTTCAAGGTTGGCAGAGGCCGGTGTTCCCTCTGCGGTGAGCTGTGCCCTGAGAGTAAGTCTGAGGAGCCTGTCTGTGCCAGTGACAATGCCACTTATGCCAGCGAGTGTGCCATGAAGGAAGCGGCCTGCTCCTCAGGCGTGCTGCTGGAAGTGAAGCACTCCGGATCTTGCAACT CCATTTCGGAAGACACCGAGGACGAGGAGGAAGATGAAGACCAGGACTACAGCTTTCCTATATCTTCCATTCTAGAGTGGTAA
- the FST gene encoding follistatin isoform X2, giving the protein MARPRHQPGGLCLLLLLLCQFMEDRSAQAGNCWLRQAKNGRCQVLYKTELSKEECCSTGRLSTSWTEEDVNDNTLFKWMIFNGGAPNCIPCKETCENVDCGPGKKCRMNKKNKPRCVCAPDCSNITWKGPVCGLDGKTYRNECALLKARCKEQPELQVQYQGKCKKTCRDVFCPGSSTCVVDQTNNAYCVTCNRICPEPTSFEQYLCGNDGVTYPSACHLRKATCLLGRSIGLAYEGKCIKAKSCEDIQCTGGKKCLWDFKVGRGRCSLCGELCPESKSEEPVCASDNATYASECAMKEAACSSGVLLEVKHSGSCN; this is encoded by the exons ATGGCCCGTCCTAGGCACCAGCCCGGCGGGCtttgcctcctgctgctgcttctctgccAGTTCATGGAGGACCGCAGCGCCCAGG CTGGAAATTGCTGGCTCCGCCAAGCAAAGAACGGCCGCTGTCAGGTCCTGTacaagacagaactgagcaagGAGGAGTGCTGCAGCACTGGCCGCCTGAGCACCTCGTGGACCGAGGAGGACGTAAATGACAACACGCTCTTCAAGTGGATGATTTTCAATGGGGGCGCCCCCAACTGCATCCCGTGTAAAG AAACGTGTGAGAACGTGGACTGTGGCCCCGGGAAAAAATGCCGAATGAACAAGAAGAACAAACCCCGCTGCGTCTGTGCCCCAGATTGTTCTAACATCACCTGGAAAGGCCCGGTGTGTGGGCTGGACGGAAAAACCTACCGCAACGAATGTGCACTCCTCAAGGCCAGATGTAAAGAGCAGCCAGAGCTGCAAGTCCAGTACCAGGGCAAATGTAAAA AGACCTGTCGGGATGTTTTCTGTCCAGGCAGCTCTACATGCGTGGTGGACCAGACTAATAATGCCTACTGTGTGACTTGTAACAGAATTTGCCCAGAGCCCACCTCCTTTGAACAGTATCTCTGTGGGAATGATGGAGTGACCTACCCCAGTGCCTGTCACCTGAGAAAAGCTACCTGCCTACTGGGCAGATCTATTGGATTGGCCTATGAGGGAAAGTGTATCA AAGCAAAGTCCTGTGAAGATATCCAGTGCACTGGTGGAAAAAAGTGTTTATGGGACTTCAAGGTTGGCAGAGGCCGGTGTTCCCTCTGCGGTGAGCTGTGCCCTGAGAGTAAGTCTGAGGAGCCTGTCTGTGCCAGTGACAATGCCACTTATGCCAGCGAGTGTGCCATGAAGGAAGCGGCCTGCTCCTCAGGCGTGCTGCTGGAAGTGAAGCACTCCGGATCTTGCAACT GA